From the genome of Muricauda sp. SCSIO 64092, one region includes:
- a CDS encoding leucine-rich repeat domain-containing protein, translating to MKTFKSVFSLLLMVCLTLPMLMAQNEVSQREVIALLELKAKTKGHLWTNEWDQSKPISTWHGVTVRNGKVVGLHLSNNNLQGRIPITIGNLRHLEVLDLSNNTIGGKVPGLFRKLKNLRTINLSDNALAGNIPNTIGKLTRLEELNLNNNTFMGELPQGINELSQLRTLAVANNNLEGAIPLGMEQLKKLKRLYLAHNGFTNFDALRKLSQQQLVMTDFVVRKGVAIPIDFKTSPEGLSKLEFEELQE from the coding sequence ATGAAGACTTTTAAATCCGTGTTCTCCTTACTACTGATGGTGTGTTTGACCCTCCCCATGCTCATGGCGCAAAATGAGGTCAGCCAACGTGAAGTTATTGCCCTATTGGAGTTAAAGGCGAAAACCAAGGGTCATTTATGGACCAACGAATGGGATCAGAGTAAGCCGATTTCCACCTGGCACGGGGTTACGGTCAGAAATGGCAAGGTAGTGGGCCTACATCTATCGAACAACAATTTACAGGGTAGGATTCCTATTACCATTGGCAATCTAAGACATTTGGAAGTCCTGGATTTGTCCAACAACACCATTGGGGGAAAAGTTCCGGGATTGTTCAGAAAATTGAAAAACCTGAGAACCATCAATCTTTCGGATAATGCCTTGGCCGGAAACATCCCCAATACCATTGGTAAGCTAACGCGTCTTGAAGAACTCAATTTGAACAATAATACGTTTATGGGCGAATTGCCCCAGGGAATCAATGAACTCTCCCAATTAAGGACTTTGGCAGTGGCCAACAACAATTTGGAAGGGGCAATCCCCCTTGGTATGGAGCAATTGAAAAAGCTGAAACGGCTTTACCTGGCCCATAATGGATTTACCAATTTTGATGCACTGCGAAAGCTTTCCCAACAACAATTGGTCATGACCGATTTTGTGGTGAGGAAAGGAGTTGCCATACCCATCGACTTTAAGACATCGCCGGAAGGTTTGTCCAAATTGGAATTTGAGGAACTACAGGAGTAG